A window of the Streptomyces sp. HUAS 15-9 genome harbors these coding sequences:
- a CDS encoding condensation domain-containing protein gives MSIPSLIESVLTAHPAVSAAAVSVHGTEGGDERLVAHVVPAAPVAAAVAEDAQIAGWRRIHEALYAAGPEGDFKGWNSSYDALPIPLEDMREWQEATLERVRELPRRRVLEIGVGSGLLMDRLAREEGVEEYWATDFAASAVASLSARTLADPVLAGKVRVRRQGAEDVTGLPAGYFDAIVVNSVVQYFPSLVHLRTVLERVLPLLAPGGSVLLGDLRSLDLARCLHTGVELSRAGAAGDSREALRRAVDRRVGGETELLLSPALFAALARELPAVRTVDVRVKRGSHHNELTRYRYDVVLSTAAPAADLTAAPVVRWGREVSSVHDAEDRLNAHRPAVLRLAGIPNRRVHDEYCAMQSLDNPLESVDLAPQDAPAPDPEALCAAGEHLGYRALPTWSGEGAELLDIVFVDPDLVPAGPLTGVYVAPAAAVEECANVPAALDGAVDLEAVLRGHLRERLPEHAVPAALATLDALPLNADGTVDRTALPAPAPATDRSGAQPGTPIQEIVRDLFAEVTGVPRREVHADSDFFRIGGDAEAAERLLARARETLDADPGGRALYDAPTPAAFAALLGDRPAAATGPAEAGADSAVLPLRLRGPLDQRALEEALEDLGQRHEALRNSLLGAAGTRLRSLGADDHLLDLALPAASVDLWSQLPLAAELARAYEARVTGSAPHRSPAGLDAAPRAIFGDREPTPLPGSVPQAGAASYGTLEVELGDELHARLTRFAAEYGSTLFMVVHTALATLLARLGAPAGITVAAPVPARDSAALRGAVGPYGRVLALSVDTSGDPAFGELLRRVRETDLAAYRDPDAALAALPGGVALTMLQEAAGAFEAAGLTIRPDEAELPLPAADLGLTLTERQTPAGAPAGITLLTAYRHETVGEAAAASLTGQLTAVLEAALDDPSAALSRLRLEPGSAEGGVWAGESAVLPAESVPELFASQVARAPEALALPGMSYAELDSRTDLLAHALIAHGAGPGTSVLTALSSLTGFAVAALAVAKAGAALLPVDPALDPDESVRPVVLLLDETADLVLPVVPGAARLVRDDAADRLPLPPGAGR, from the coding sequence ATGTCCATTCCCAGCCTCATCGAGTCCGTACTGACCGCCCACCCGGCCGTGTCCGCGGCAGCGGTGTCCGTGCACGGGACGGAGGGCGGCGACGAGCGGCTCGTCGCGCATGTGGTGCCCGCGGCTCCGGTGGCGGCGGCCGTCGCGGAGGACGCGCAGATCGCCGGGTGGCGGAGGATCCACGAAGCCCTGTACGCCGCCGGGCCCGAGGGTGACTTCAAGGGCTGGAACAGCAGTTACGACGCGCTGCCGATCCCGCTGGAGGACATGCGGGAGTGGCAGGAGGCCACCTTGGAGCGGGTGCGGGAGCTGCCGCGGCGCCGGGTCCTGGAGATCGGTGTGGGCAGCGGGCTGCTGATGGACCGGCTGGCCCGTGAGGAGGGCGTCGAGGAGTACTGGGCCACCGACTTCGCCGCCTCCGCCGTCGCCTCGCTCAGCGCCCGGACGCTCGCCGATCCGGTCCTCGCCGGCAAGGTCCGGGTGCGCCGGCAGGGCGCCGAGGACGTCACCGGGCTGCCCGCCGGGTACTTCGACGCGATCGTCGTCAACTCGGTGGTCCAGTACTTCCCGAGCCTGGTCCATCTGCGCACCGTGCTCGAGCGGGTGCTGCCGCTGCTCGCCCCGGGCGGGTCCGTCCTGCTGGGCGATCTGCGCAGCCTCGATCTCGCTCGTTGCCTCCACACCGGTGTGGAGCTGTCCCGGGCGGGCGCCGCCGGGGACAGCCGTGAGGCGTTGCGGCGGGCCGTCGACCGGAGGGTGGGCGGTGAGACCGAACTCCTGCTCTCCCCCGCCCTGTTCGCCGCCCTCGCCCGCGAACTGCCCGCGGTGCGCACGGTGGACGTACGCGTCAAACGGGGCAGCCACCACAATGAACTGACCCGCTACCGCTACGACGTCGTCCTGTCCACCGCCGCGCCGGCCGCCGATCTCACCGCCGCTCCCGTCGTCCGCTGGGGCCGCGAGGTCTCCTCCGTCCACGATGCCGAGGACCGTCTCAACGCCCACCGTCCCGCCGTACTGCGGCTGGCCGGGATCCCCAACCGCCGGGTGCACGACGAGTACTGCGCGATGCAGTCCCTGGACAACCCGCTGGAGAGCGTCGACCTGGCCCCCCAGGACGCGCCCGCCCCCGACCCGGAGGCGCTGTGCGCGGCAGGCGAGCACCTGGGCTACCGGGCCCTGCCGACCTGGTCCGGGGAGGGTGCCGAACTGCTCGACATCGTCTTCGTCGACCCGGACCTGGTCCCCGCGGGTCCGCTGACCGGCGTGTACGTGGCACCGGCCGCCGCCGTCGAGGAGTGCGCCAACGTGCCGGCCGCCCTCGACGGCGCCGTGGACCTGGAGGCCGTCCTGCGCGGCCATCTGCGCGAGCGGCTGCCGGAGCATGCCGTACCGGCGGCGCTCGCGACCCTGGACGCGCTGCCGCTGAACGCCGACGGCACGGTCGACCGTACGGCGCTGCCCGCCCCCGCGCCCGCCACGGACCGCTCCGGCGCCCAGCCGGGCACACCGATCCAGGAGATCGTCCGTGACCTGTTCGCCGAGGTGACCGGGGTGCCGCGGCGCGAGGTGCACGCCGACTCCGACTTCTTCCGGATCGGCGGCGACGCGGAGGCGGCGGAGCGGCTGCTGGCACGGGCCCGCGAGACGCTGGACGCCGACCCGGGCGGCCGTGCGCTGTACGACGCGCCGACACCGGCCGCCTTCGCCGCGCTGCTCGGCGACCGCCCCGCCGCCGCCACCGGTCCGGCCGAGGCGGGCGCGGACAGCGCGGTGCTGCCGCTGCGGCTGCGCGGCCCCCTCGACCAACGGGCCCTGGAGGAGGCGCTGGAGGACCTGGGGCAGCGGCACGAGGCGCTGCGCAACTCGCTGCTGGGGGCGGCCGGTACCCGTCTGCGCTCCCTGGGCGCCGACGACCACCTCCTGGACCTCGCCCTGCCCGCCGCCTCGGTCGACCTGTGGTCGCAACTGCCGCTGGCCGCCGAACTCGCCCGTGCCTACGAGGCCCGCGTCACCGGCAGCGCCCCGCACCGCTCCCCGGCCGGGCTCGACGCGGCGCCCCGCGCGATCTTCGGCGACCGGGAGCCCACCCCGCTGCCGGGCAGCGTGCCGCAGGCCGGCGCCGCCTCCTACGGCACCCTCGAGGTCGAGCTCGGCGACGAACTGCACGCACGGCTCACCCGGTTCGCGGCCGAGTACGGCAGCACCCTGTTCATGGTGGTGCACACCGCGCTAGCCACCCTGCTGGCCCGGCTCGGCGCGCCCGCCGGGATCACCGTGGCGGCGCCGGTCCCGGCCCGGGACAGCGCGGCGCTGCGCGGCGCGGTGGGCCCCTACGGGCGGGTCCTGGCGCTGTCGGTGGACACCTCGGGCGACCCGGCGTTCGGCGAGCTGCTGCGCCGGGTGCGGGAGACGGACCTCGCCGCCTACCGGGACCCCGACGCGGCACTGGCCGCGCTGCCCGGCGGGGTCGCGCTGACCATGCTGCAGGAGGCCGCCGGAGCATTCGAGGCTGCCGGGCTCACAATCCGGCCGGACGAAGCCGAACTCCCGCTTCCCGCCGCCGACCTGGGCCTGACGCTGACCGAGCGGCAGACGCCCGCGGGCGCACCGGCCGGTATCACCCTGCTGACCGCCTACCGGCACGAGACGGTCGGCGAGGCGGCCGCCGCCTCGCTCACCGGCCAGCTCACCGCCGTACTGGAGGCCGCCCTCGACGACCCGTCGGCCGCGCTGAGCCGGCTGCGGCTGGAGCCCGGCTCGGCGGAGGGCGGGGTGTGGGCGGGCGAGAGCGCCGTACTCCCGGCCGAGAGTGTGCCCGAGCTGTTCGCCTCGCAGGTGGCGCGGGCCCCCGAGGCGCTCGCGCTGCCCGGCATGAGCTACGCCGAACTCGACTCCCGTACCGACCTGTTGGCACACGCGCTGATCGCACACGGCGCGGGTCCGGGCACCTCGGTGCTGACCGCGCTGTCCTCACTGACCGGGTTCGCGGTGGCCGCGCTGGCGGTCGCCAAGGCGGGTGCCGCGCTGCTGCCGGTCGACCCGGCGCTGGACCCGGACGAGTCGGTCAGGCCGGTGGTGCTGCTGCTGGACGAGACGGCCGACCTGGTGCTGCCCGTCGTACCGGGCGCGGCCCGGCTGGTGCGTGACGACGCCGCCGACCGGCTGCCGCTACCACCGGGCGCTGGCCGGTGA
- a CDS encoding MbtH family NRPS accessory protein, which translates to MTDTDRTRPLRADDAVLLVPGEDGTVVIGAETVAAATVAEPADAAWLVRGYPDGDVALGLLGALASGARVHLPDGSLAQAVPHEVLGWLRREGARVVLGGADDALTALVALAWSEGAELCVSGGWAEGRFVVEQLPGGPPRPAPGYRAYVLDARLRPVAPGETGALYIAGAGVAQGYVGDPATTGERFLPDPFGGPDGDTARMWRTGRAARLAADGMLRVLDHTAEDDPFADDFATFVVLADADGHRALWPAAAPAPQGWYESHPEDLYELCLDHINERLNDPF; encoded by the coding sequence GTGACCGACACCGACCGGACGCGGCCGCTGCGGGCGGACGACGCGGTGCTGCTGGTGCCCGGCGAGGACGGCACCGTGGTGATCGGCGCCGAGACGGTCGCCGCGGCGACCGTGGCCGAACCGGCCGACGCCGCCTGGCTGGTGCGCGGCTACCCGGACGGGGACGTCGCCCTGGGTCTGCTCGGCGCGCTGGCCTCCGGCGCCCGGGTGCACCTGCCGGACGGCTCGCTCGCCCAGGCGGTGCCGCACGAGGTGCTGGGCTGGCTGCGGCGGGAGGGCGCCCGGGTGGTGCTGGGCGGCGCCGACGACGCGCTGACCGCGCTGGTCGCGCTGGCCTGGTCCGAGGGGGCCGAGCTCTGCGTGAGCGGCGGCTGGGCCGAGGGCCGGTTCGTCGTCGAGCAGCTGCCCGGCGGGCCGCCCCGCCCCGCCCCCGGCTACCGCGCCTACGTCCTCGACGCCCGGCTGCGGCCGGTGGCGCCCGGTGAGACCGGTGCCCTCTACATCGCGGGCGCGGGTGTGGCCCAGGGCTATGTGGGGGATCCCGCGACGACCGGCGAGCGGTTCCTGCCGGACCCGTTCGGCGGGCCCGACGGCGACACCGCCCGGATGTGGCGGACCGGGCGGGCGGCGCGGCTGGCGGCCGACGGCATGCTCCGCGTGCTGGACCACACGGCCGAGGACGACCCCTTCGCGGACGACTTCGCCACGTTCGTCGTCCTCGCCGACGCCGACGGCCACCGGGCACTGTGGCCGGCCGCGGCTCCCGCACCGCAGGGCTGGTACGAGTCGCACCCCGAGGACCTCTACGAGCTGTGCCTCGACCACATCAACGAGCGCCTCAACGACCCCTTCTAG
- a CDS encoding C1 family peptidase, producing MSGRSRAAIALASAGVIGAVTVGISSASTPTPDQDTASAKASQAARTKAAKVKRYSMGAVPSHEKGRKQALAMDLQPRLAALAPTTSVGGSSTTGTVAALPASVDLSKYAAKPGNQGQVGSCAAWSVDYSAYSILEHEQNITGGPQAPMYTYAQIVKGQDQGTSFADHLGIAMKQGIDSKSHYFQGDFDYSTQPTASEIRNARKWKLSGYTPLHTGSRIKDEVKAALAKGEPVVIAIDVHDSFFDVTPRQAASYTYYPTADDPLAGGHGITIVGYNSKGVRIENSWGANWGDHGFINVSWKFLADEAWEANAVGKLIKR from the coding sequence ATGAGCGGCAGGTCGCGCGCGGCGATCGCGCTTGCCTCGGCAGGCGTGATCGGCGCAGTGACCGTCGGCATCTCGTCGGCGAGCACTCCGACCCCCGATCAGGACACGGCCTCCGCCAAGGCGTCGCAGGCAGCCCGGACCAAAGCTGCGAAGGTGAAGCGGTACTCCATGGGCGCCGTACCGTCCCACGAGAAGGGGCGCAAGCAGGCACTCGCCATGGACCTCCAGCCCAGGCTGGCAGCCCTCGCACCCACCACCTCGGTCGGCGGCTCCAGCACCACGGGGACTGTCGCAGCCCTGCCCGCCAGCGTCGATCTGAGCAAGTACGCGGCCAAGCCCGGCAATCAGGGCCAGGTCGGCTCCTGCGCCGCGTGGTCCGTGGACTACAGCGCCTACAGCATCCTGGAGCACGAGCAGAACATCACCGGCGGCCCCCAGGCCCCCATGTACACCTACGCCCAGATCGTCAAGGGTCAGGACCAGGGGACTTCCTTCGCCGACCATCTCGGCATCGCCATGAAGCAAGGCATCGACTCCAAGTCCCATTATTTTCAGGGGGACTTCGACTACTCCACTCAGCCCACCGCGAGCGAGATACGCAATGCCCGGAAGTGGAAGCTGTCCGGCTACACGCCGCTGCACACCGGTAGCAGGATCAAGGACGAGGTGAAAGCGGCCCTGGCCAAGGGCGAGCCCGTCGTCATCGCGATCGACGTGCACGACAGCTTCTTCGACGTCACCCCGCGGCAAGCCGCTTCCTACACCTACTACCCCACGGCAGACGATCCGTTGGCAGGCGGCCACGGGATCACCATCGTCGGCTACAACAGCAAGGGCGTGAGGATCGAGAACTCCTGGGGGGCCAACTGGGGCGACCACGGATTCATCAATGTCTCCTGGAAGTTCCTGGCCGACGAGGCCTGGGAGGCCAACGCGGTCGGCAAGCTCATCAAGCGCTGA
- a CDS encoding helix-turn-helix domain-containing protein, with product MLRQPAFGRRLRKLRMAQGLSQTGLAGDGMSTGYLSRLESGARQPTERAVAYLAERLGLEPADFEEPAGGSLAHALTLAASTGSGDALETLREALAAEGHETPVLRWQALWQLAQQRRVQGDHEGEREYLEDLVRLGDEVGLAELRVRGLTRLARCLRSLGEIPAALDACITAHHLARDSDLGVEDRSAVLLALVSVAAEAGRMPDARAHADELTALVEGRSDTLWAEAMWTTAAVRVRQGDYPAAQAYLEQALERFSSTDDLVLWLRLRLAAGRLHLQKVPADPEAAQRCVTSAESALAFVGTPGLRQELTALKADLAFLTARYDDARVLLGELALEEPRMTYRDRVRLDILRHQLRILSGDEGGVQGLRALAEQAQADANIDLAAEIWRILAEALAQSQVQRGSTPSAASGAMLGGPVPTQTEGRA from the coding sequence ATGCTCCGACAGCCCGCGTTCGGCCGCCGTCTGAGGAAGCTGCGCATGGCCCAGGGACTCTCCCAGACCGGGCTCGCCGGCGACGGCATGTCCACGGGCTATCTCTCGCGGCTGGAGTCGGGCGCCCGCCAGCCCACCGAGCGCGCCGTCGCCTACCTCGCCGAACGACTCGGCCTGGAACCGGCCGACTTCGAGGAGCCCGCGGGCGGTTCCCTGGCGCACGCGCTGACCCTTGCCGCCTCCACCGGATCCGGCGACGCCCTGGAGACCCTGCGCGAGGCCCTGGCCGCCGAGGGCCACGAGACGCCCGTACTGCGCTGGCAGGCACTGTGGCAACTGGCCCAGCAACGGCGGGTGCAGGGCGACCACGAGGGGGAGCGGGAGTACCTGGAGGACCTGGTCCGGCTCGGCGACGAGGTGGGGCTCGCCGAGCTGCGGGTGCGCGGACTGACCCGGCTCGCCCGCTGTCTGCGCTCCCTGGGCGAGATCCCCGCCGCCCTCGACGCCTGCATCACCGCCCACCACCTCGCCCGGGACTCCGACCTGGGCGTGGAGGACCGCTCCGCCGTCCTGCTCGCCCTGGTGTCCGTGGCGGCCGAGGCCGGCCGCATGCCGGACGCCCGGGCGCACGCCGACGAACTGACCGCGCTGGTCGAGGGCCGCTCGGACACCCTGTGGGCGGAGGCGATGTGGACCACGGCCGCCGTCCGCGTCCGGCAGGGCGACTATCCCGCCGCGCAGGCCTACCTCGAGCAGGCCCTGGAGCGGTTCAGCAGCACCGACGACCTGGTGCTGTGGCTGCGGCTCCGGCTTGCCGCCGGCCGGCTGCACCTGCAGAAGGTCCCCGCGGACCCCGAGGCCGCCCAGCGCTGCGTCACGTCCGCCGAGTCGGCGCTCGCCTTCGTCGGCACGCCCGGTCTGCGCCAGGAGCTGACCGCGCTCAAGGCCGACCTCGCGTTCCTGACCGCGCGGTACGACGACGCCCGCGTCCTGCTCGGCGAACTCGCCCTGGAAGAGCCGCGGATGACCTACCGGGACCGGGTCCGGCTCGACATCCTGCGGCACCAGCTGCGCATCCTGTCCGGCGACGAGGGCGGCGTCCAGGGGCTGCGGGCGCTGGCCGAACAGGCGCAGGCCGACGCCAACATCGACCTCGCCGCCGAGATCTGGCGCATCCTCGCCGAGGCCCTGGCTCAGTCCCAGGTCCAGCGAGGCTCGACTCCGTCTGCGGCGTCCGGGGCCATGCTCGGGGGCCCCGTACCCACGCAGACGGAGGGACGCGCATGA
- a CDS encoding response regulator transcription factor, translated as MDERHATLHVLPPLGEPAPLPVPQEPGPAPAPAVEAARPVRVHIVGADPLARTGIRTLLEGHPGITVTGESAPGPQLGLTLRSLRPQVLVVHGPLTVEQRARLAQDAPDGLPVLVVGGEDEDRGPVHGHLPGTTTSRQLAAAVVLAAAGYTLVPAEGGRSRPRARVSSISPEELTQRECEVLELLARGLSNGEIARSLTLSEHTVKSHVQNMLHKLRLPNRVHAAIYAFETGVRRPV; from the coding sequence ATGGACGAACGGCACGCCACTTTGCACGTCCTGCCCCCGCTCGGTGAGCCCGCCCCGCTTCCGGTACCCCAGGAACCGGGACCGGCCCCCGCCCCCGCCGTCGAGGCGGCACGCCCGGTACGGGTGCACATCGTGGGCGCCGACCCGCTGGCCCGCACCGGCATCCGCACCCTGCTGGAGGGACACCCCGGCATCACCGTCACCGGTGAGAGCGCGCCCGGACCCCAGCTGGGCCTCACGCTGCGCTCACTGCGCCCGCAGGTCCTCGTCGTACACGGCCCGCTGACCGTCGAACAGCGGGCCCGGCTCGCGCAGGACGCGCCGGACGGACTGCCGGTGCTCGTCGTCGGCGGCGAGGACGAGGACCGCGGCCCGGTGCACGGACACCTGCCCGGCACGACGACGTCGCGTCAGCTCGCCGCCGCGGTCGTGCTGGCCGCGGCCGGCTACACCCTGGTCCCCGCGGAGGGAGGCCGCTCGCGCCCCCGCGCCCGCGTCTCCAGCATCAGCCCCGAGGAGCTGACCCAGCGCGAGTGCGAGGTGCTCGAACTGCTGGCCCGCGGACTGTCCAACGGCGAGATCGCCCGGTCGCTCACCCTCTCCGAGCACACGGTCAAGTCCCATGTGCAGAACATGCTGCACAAACTGCGGCTGCCCAATCGTGTGCACGCGGCCATCTACGCCTTCGAGACCGGGGTACGGCGCCCGGTCTGA
- a CDS encoding DUF2871 domain-containing protein: MRKSYYAAHVYMIVGVISGLFYREFTKANDFTGDTQLAVVHTHLLALGMLGFMIILALDKQFQLSGTRLFNAFFWFYNVGIAITTIMMTVHGCLTVLGDHVPEAVPLTAGLGHILLTVGLVLLFVLLGKRLNESVAKPPSEEPEPTKTSV; this comes from the coding sequence ATGCGGAAGTCGTACTACGCAGCACACGTCTACATGATCGTGGGAGTGATTTCCGGGCTGTTCTACCGGGAATTCACCAAGGCCAACGACTTCACCGGGGACACCCAGCTGGCCGTGGTGCACACCCACCTGCTCGCGCTCGGCATGTTGGGGTTCATGATCATCCTGGCCCTGGACAAGCAGTTCCAGCTGTCCGGGACGCGGTTGTTCAACGCCTTCTTCTGGTTCTACAACGTGGGCATCGCCATCACCACGATCATGATGACCGTGCACGGGTGCCTGACCGTGCTCGGCGACCACGTTCCGGAGGCCGTGCCGCTGACCGCGGGGCTCGGGCACATCCTACTCACCGTCGGGCTGGTCCTGCTGTTCGTGCTGCTGGGCAAGCGGCTGAACGAGTCGGTGGCGAAGCCGCCGTCCGAGGAGCCCGAGCCGACCAAGACCTCGGTCTGA
- a CDS encoding TetR/AcrR family transcriptional regulator: MTPRERRLREQAQRHRLILATAREMAETEGWDNVTTRRLADRIEYSQPVLYQHFKNKDAIIYAVAQEGLAELAAALRAARLGVADPHGALRAVARAYADFAARGPVLYQAMLVLEAGTAPPGGEPTPQPLLEVLGEIEEAVRPLAGDRDPRVLAEVVWSAWHGLATLTHGGRLGPEATPERMAVLAEVLTGPATQFA, from the coding sequence ATGACCCCCCGAGAGCGCCGCCTTCGCGAGCAGGCCCAACGGCACCGGCTCATCCTCGCCACGGCTCGCGAGATGGCCGAGACGGAGGGCTGGGACAACGTCACCACACGGCGCCTCGCGGACCGCATCGAATACAGCCAGCCCGTGCTCTACCAGCACTTCAAGAACAAGGACGCCATCATTTACGCGGTGGCGCAAGAAGGGCTCGCCGAACTCGCCGCGGCACTGCGCGCCGCCCGCCTCGGCGTGGCCGACCCGCACGGGGCGCTGCGCGCGGTCGCCCGCGCCTACGCCGACTTCGCCGCCCGGGGACCGGTCCTCTACCAGGCCATGCTGGTGCTCGAGGCGGGCACCGCACCCCCGGGCGGCGAACCGACCCCGCAGCCGCTGCTGGAGGTCCTGGGCGAGATCGAGGAGGCGGTCCGGCCCCTCGCGGGCGACCGCGACCCCCGCGTCCTGGCGGAGGTCGTCTGGAGCGCCTGGCACGGCCTGGCCACGCTCACCCACGGCGGCCGGCTCGGCCCGGAGGCCACGCCCGAGCGGATGGCAGTCCTGGCCGAGGTGCTGACCGGGCCCGCCACGCAATTCGCCTGA
- a CDS encoding condensation domain-containing protein — translation MPMRTSLEALLDLAADVMGHDPRTLPAEAAGSPFITLGGTLEQAMRLQARAEEQLRFSLDLALLLGPAPLAEVLALAVPAAVVSPERRPEPWQGPVLPQQRTALAPVRPARAAYRVLSAELFGPVRPAALRTALDALGARHEGLRTVFTPSATGPVRRVLADCPIPLVTLERVVPHPGQDAVAAVHTRLAADVQDLVGRPGHPPLAFVLTPLGSGRRLLSFLHHEAVADAWSAALVWQELLDDYGRACAGRSPARTVAPGPDPVARRAESLRRSGALRALTTERAAQLRDVPATTTPTTAGRPEAFDFRGERLSFGIDEDLRDAVDATARRAGVPHSTVVLAAWVLTLGRRARVDRLLVGTEMPLRPTAALLRTVAPCTATLPVRCEVEPTTDYFLRGLACAFSEALAYAEVDAAWLTRELGLPEAPSRPAAPTRVTFAAHDELLPTSVRAGGLTARFHHGHLGGATADAALTVLRWRERPLLALDFATSALHRSDAVRLAAELRTTLRALAHSHPWTPVDDLLPRAAVRGARAAVVG, via the coding sequence ATGCCGATGCGGACTTCCCTGGAGGCACTGCTCGACCTGGCCGCCGACGTGATGGGTCACGACCCGCGCACCCTGCCGGCCGAGGCCGCCGGCTCGCCCTTCATCACGCTGGGCGGCACCCTCGAGCAGGCGATGCGACTGCAGGCGCGCGCCGAGGAACAGCTGCGCTTCTCCCTGGACCTGGCGCTGTTGCTGGGCCCCGCCCCGCTCGCCGAGGTACTGGCCCTGGCGGTGCCGGCAGCGGTCGTCTCACCCGAGCGGCGACCGGAGCCGTGGCAGGGTCCGGTGCTGCCGCAGCAGCGCACGGCCCTCGCGCCGGTCCGGCCGGCGCGCGCGGCGTACCGCGTACTCAGCGCGGAGCTTTTCGGGCCGGTCAGACCGGCGGCGCTGCGTACGGCGCTGGACGCGCTCGGCGCCCGGCACGAGGGACTGCGGACCGTGTTCACGCCGTCCGCCACGGGTCCGGTGCGCCGGGTGCTCGCCGACTGTCCGATACCGCTGGTCACGCTGGAGCGAGTGGTGCCCCACCCGGGGCAGGACGCGGTGGCCGCCGTACACACGCGCCTCGCGGCGGACGTACAAGACCTGGTGGGCCGTCCGGGCCACCCCCCACTGGCATTCGTCCTGACCCCGCTCGGGTCCGGCCGTCGGCTGCTGTCCTTCCTGCACCACGAGGCCGTGGCGGACGCCTGGTCCGCGGCGCTGGTCTGGCAGGAACTGCTGGACGACTACGGGCGTGCCTGTGCCGGCCGCTCACCGGCCCGTACGGTCGCGCCAGGACCGGACCCGGTGGCCCGGCGCGCGGAGTCACTGCGCCGCTCGGGAGCGCTACGGGCCCTGACGACCGAGCGCGCCGCACAACTGCGCGACGTACCGGCGACGACGACACCGACGACCGCCGGACGTCCGGAGGCCTTCGACTTCCGTGGTGAACGGTTGTCGTTCGGGATCGACGAGGACCTGCGCGACGCGGTGGACGCGACCGCCCGGCGGGCCGGTGTGCCGCACAGCACCGTCGTACTGGCCGCCTGGGTGCTGACCCTGGGCCGGCGGGCCCGTGTCGACCGGCTGCTGGTCGGCACGGAGATGCCGCTGCGGCCCACGGCCGCGCTGCTGCGCACCGTGGCGCCCTGCACGGCGACCCTGCCGGTGCGCTGCGAGGTGGAACCCACGACCGACTACTTCCTGCGGGGCCTGGCCTGCGCCTTCAGCGAGGCGCTCGCCTACGCCGAGGTCGACGCCGCCTGGCTGACTCGCGAACTCGGGCTGCCCGAGGCCCCGTCCCGGCCGGCCGCGCCGACCCGGGTGACCTTCGCGGCCCACGACGAGCTGCTGCCCACCAGCGTGCGGGCCGGCGGTCTGACCGCCCGCTTCCACCACGGCCACCTGGGCGGCGCCACCGCCGACGCGGCCCTGACGGTACTTCGGTGGCGCGAACGCCCGTTGCTGGCCCTGGACTTCGCCACCTCGGCCCTGCACCGCTCCGACGCCGTCCGCCTCGCGGCCGAACTCCGCACCACCCTGCGCGCCCTGGCCCACTCCCACCCGTGGACCCCGGTCGACGACCTCCTGCCGCGCGCGGCGGTGAGGGGGGCGCGGGCGGCGGTGGTGGGGTAG
- a CDS encoding flavoprotein, whose amino-acid sequence MTTSGVLYLFGSAAPPVFDVANVIQDAQARGFDVCLGLTPTAARWLAPQLAELEGLTGHPVRSEYKMPGEPDVWPKADVIAVAPATFNTINEWGLGLTHDFVVGVVAEGIGKNIPTVAMPCVNAAYVQHRQFERSVAELRAMGVRVLYGEGGFVPNQPGQGRPKEYPWHLVLDAAQELNDRA is encoded by the coding sequence ATGACGACTTCCGGTGTGCTCTACCTGTTCGGCTCCGCAGCCCCGCCCGTCTTCGATGTTGCAAACGTGATCCAGGACGCGCAGGCCCGCGGATTCGACGTGTGCCTCGGGCTCACCCCGACCGCCGCGCGCTGGCTGGCGCCGCAGCTGGCTGAGCTGGAGGGACTGACCGGCCATCCCGTGCGCAGTGAGTACAAGATGCCCGGCGAGCCGGACGTCTGGCCGAAGGCGGACGTGATCGCGGTCGCGCCAGCGACCTTCAACACGATCAACGAGTGGGGGCTCGGCCTCACGCACGACTTCGTGGTGGGCGTCGTCGCCGAGGGCATCGGCAAGAACATCCCGACCGTGGCCATGCCGTGCGTGAACGCGGCGTACGTGCAACACCGGCAGTTCGAGCGGAGCGTCGCCGAACTGCGCGCCATGGGCGTACGCGTCCTGTACGGAGAGGGCGGCTTCGTCCCGAACCAGCCGGGTCAGGGCAGGCCGAAAGAGTATCCGTGGCATCTGGTCCTCGACGCGGCGCAGGAACTGAACGACCGGGCGTGA